The genomic region ATTCTTCAAAGCAGAGCATTGCCCGTAGATGCTTGCCGTCTTTATATTCTGCTTCTCCTGTAAAGAGTAAAGCATAACAGTGCGTCAAGTCTTTAGGTAGAGTGTAAGTCATAAGTAAACCCTAGATTAATTGAAAATACTTTAATTAGGAAATGAATGAATTCAATAATAAGATTAAATCTCAATTAAAGATATATTTGAGGGTTGTGTAGTATTAGAGAGTTTATTTAGAGCCCATTAGTTGGCTAGGAATGTGGCGATTTCTCTGAGTTCTTCCATAGAAACTTGCTTGATGCGTTCAGCCATTTTTCGACCTTTTTTGTCATCTGGATGATTTCCGCGTCGACCTTCCATGAAGTCTTGGCATTGCTTAACGATATACCAGGACTCAAGGTGCTGAAGCGAGGGGCTGCCAGTAAAGAATTTCCCAATGCTACCTTCGTGGCAGCCATAACATTTTTGCTCATAAAGTTCTTGACCCACCTTGTGGGTAACTTTTATCTCACTCGATTTCAGAGCTTGTTGGTGAGCAAACCATCTATTGATTTGCTTTAGTTCATATTCATCAATATGGAGGATGGCTTTACCCATAGCTATGGCTTCTTTTGAAGAGCTAGAATTTCCTCGAATTCCCAGTTTATATTTTTTGACTTGGGCATTTATATATTTTTCCTCTAATCCTAGTAAACTAGGGGCTCCGACGGACTGGCCCTTTGAGTGACAGTTATTGCATTGCTGTATCTGATTTTGAGTATTTTGGCTGAGTTGATTGAATTCCTGTGGGCTTTGACAGGAGCTTAGGAGGAAAAATGTTAATGCAATGAATGTTTGTTTCATGAAAGACCTGGTGCTTAGTGTTTTACAGTTCTTTAATGTGGCACGAAACTCTTAGGATGAAAATGTTTTTTTGATTTTAAATCAGGTAAATTTTTGATTTTGTAGGTATTGCTGTGAGTCCGCTAATGGATTTATTTATCGTTCTGGCTTCTCGATTTGAATTCAGCATATTTGTCGATGTCTAGGGAGAAGATTTTTGAATTGAAAATAGAACTTAGCAACAGACGTAAATAAGTGCCTCTCAAGCCTCTTCGTTAGTTGATTTTTTTACTTACTAAGGCAATATAGGAGTTATTAAAAAATAATAAGGTGACAAGATGTTAGTCCATACAGTATTTTTCTGGTTAAAAGAAGATTTAAATGAAGAGCAAAAAGCCGCTTTTTTTACGGGCTTAGAAACTTTGAAAGAAATCCCTTGTTCAGGTCCAGTGATGACAGGGACTCCATCTGCCACAAATAAACGTCCTGTTATTGATGATAGCTATGATTTTGGATTGACTTGTGTTTTCAATAGTGTTGAAGAACACGATGTCTATCAAACGCACGATATTCATCAGAAATTTATTTCAGGATGTGCACAGTATTGGTCTCAGGTAAAAGTTTATGACTACGATTAAAGTACTTTTAATCTTAGGTTTAGGATTCTTTTTCACTTCATGTGAAAGCCATGACTGGGATAAAGATGATGCTCTGCAGGAAATGGTACAGCTCTTTGCGATATTACCTGATAACGCTCCTGATAGTCAGTTGACTCGCACCGTTCCTGGAGCCAATGGCAGACCGATTAAAGTGAATCGTATTCCCATGCTAACTAACCTTGAATTAGCCCACGCAGAGACTCGTTATCACGATAACAATGATGATATGATGGTTATCAAAGTTAATCTCAGTGGTATGGGTGAAAATAAATGGAGAATAGCGAGCGCTAATTATGCCGGTTATCGCGCGGTTATGATGGTCGGCGACGAATTTAAATGTTTCATGAAATTTGATCCCTATTTTCAAAAGGGTCCCGTAAGATTTTATTGTTATTTAACCTCTGCAGAAGCAGATGAAGTCTGTAGTTTGATTAAGAAAAATTATAAAGCTTTAGTAAGGAAATAAGAAGGTACATATGTCAGTAGACAAATTAGAATCATTAATTTCAAGCGCCAGTGATGAAGGCAAAGCCAGTGAAGAAGTTGTAGCTTGCGCACGCGCAATCAAAGCAGATGATTTGTCATCTAGCCAACGTACAAGCGTAGGACAAGCCATTGAGTTGTTTTGTGCTAATGGCGCAACGGATCAACATAGTGTTGAATTAGTCATTGCAGTGGGACTCCTCAAACCCGTAGCGGAATTATCAGCAGCATACGGTAGTTTAGCTCGCGAAGTTTTCTCAGCATACCCAGATCCGAGTGCAGTACAAGAAGCCTTGGGCGAAGGTACAGTAGCTGAACTCGCTAATAGATTCCAGGTTTTACTCATTATCCTCGGTGATTTCAGTTCAGTCAAAGCTTTTGGTAAAATTAAGCTCTCTGAGCTTTCAGTCTATCACGTAGATTTTGGTTTTGGTCAAGTTGAGTCAGTAGATAAAGTGACTAGCCAAGTTTCTGTGAAATTCAAAGTTGTGCAGAAAGTTCCATTAAAATTCTTTGCTAAAAAATCTCATATTCTTTTGCCTGGAACACTTGGTTCCAAGTTGGTAAAGGGTGAGAAAATGGTTATTAAAAATGTGCTCTCCAAAGAGTTAGTTAGCCAAATTGAAGCTGAAACAGTGCCGAGTCTCAAAGTTAGTCAGGCAATGATTACAAGACTGGTAATGCCAGCATATATCAAAACAGCCAAAGCTTTTGACGAATGGTACCGTCGTCGCGTATTAGCCGACAGTAATAAAAAATCGACATCAGCCAGTGGTCGCTCATGGGAAATGAGCCGTAGTTTGGACGAGCTCAAAGTTGCTTTGAGAGATACAGAAGAATTGAGCTTTGGTGAAGAAGAGAAAAATACTTTAATTAAAGCATTTAGATTTGC from Lentisphaera profundi harbors:
- a CDS encoding c-type cytochrome codes for the protein MKQTFIALTFFLLSSCQSPQEFNQLSQNTQNQIQQCNNCHSKGQSVGAPSLLGLEEKYINAQVKKYKLGIRGNSSSSKEAIAMGKAILHIDEYELKQINRWFAHQQALKSSEIKVTHKVGQELYEQKCYGCHEGSIGKFFTGSPSLQHLESWYIVKQCQDFMEGRRGNHPDDKKGRKMAERIKQVSMEELREIATFLAN
- a CDS encoding Dabb family protein; amino-acid sequence: MLVHTVFFWLKEDLNEEQKAAFFTGLETLKEIPCSGPVMTGTPSATNKRPVIDDSYDFGLTCVFNSVEEHDVYQTHDIHQKFISGCAQYWSQVKVYDYD